In a genomic window of Neoarius graeffei isolate fNeoGra1 chromosome 13, fNeoGra1.pri, whole genome shotgun sequence:
- the slc35c2 gene encoding solute carrier family 35 member C2 isoform X2, whose amino-acid sequence MTKSSAVLFILFFSLLFKLEEPNPFLIVVVLLIAGGLFMFTVKSTQFNLEGFIMVLLASFIGGIRWTLTQLIMQKAELGLQNPIDTMYHLQPLMFLGLFPLFVFNEGLNVGTTEKLFRVSELHPLLYSLLTLFLGGLLAFGLGFSEFLLVSRTSSLTLSIAGIFKEVCTLLLAVEFMGDKMSTVNWLGFVVCLSGILLHVGLKTYYSKGNGSTVRSLPGRENADMELPLLISRDDCSEAEDEG is encoded by the exons ATGACCAAGTCTTCTGCTGTACTCTTCATTCTCTTTTTCTCCTTGCTCTTCAAACTGGAAGAACCG aaCCCATTCCTGATTGTGGTAGTGCTACTGATAGCTGGTGGATTATTTATGTTCACGGTTAAGTCCACTCAGTTTAACCTGGAGGGCTTTATCATGGTACTGCTGGCCTCCTTTATAGGTGGGATCCGCTGGACCCTCACACAGCTCATCATGCAGAAAGCAGAGCTTG GGCTCCAGAACCCTATAGACACCATGTATCACCTTCAGCCACTCATGTTTTTGGGACTGTTTCCTCTCTTCGTGTTCAACGAGG GGCTGAATGTGGGCACAACAGAGAAGCTGTTCCGGGTGAGTGAGCTCCATCCGCTGCTCTATTCTCTCCTGACTCTGTTTCTGGGAGGTTTGCTGGCCTTTGGGCTTGGTTTCTCCGAGTTCCTGCTTGTCTCTCGTACCTCCAGCCTCACGCTCTCCATCGCAGGCATTTTTAAG gagGTGTGCACTTTGCTGCTTGCAGTAGAATTTATGGGAGACAAAATGAGCACAGTGAACTGGTTGGGGTTTGTCGTTTGTCTGTCGGGTATCTTGCTACACGTGGGTCTCAAGACATACTACAGCAAAG gtaatGGATCTACAGTAAGATCACTGCCAGGCAGAGAAAATGCGGACATGGAGCTCCCTCTTCTTATTTCCAGAGATGATTGCTCTGAGGCAGAGGATGAAGGATAA